The following are encoded together in the Salvelinus fontinalis isolate EN_2023a unplaced genomic scaffold, ASM2944872v1 scaffold_0196, whole genome shotgun sequence genome:
- the LOC129844338 gene encoding uncharacterized protein LOC129844338 isoform X3 — MEDYEQFIQRRLYELKRKDSNDNNKNQRRTLESPCTRHGSSAIRFHGIPILPPLLTGVQREEMQRHREAAKRTTDRRKTQPSETRMSYVQNILHSVQLRQAPTLEEFFQGEPGLTAAKTTNLHHSNVCQVLASQNDDVTETKNSLPGSYSPPTLTVMHDGKAGILVRGPPMTSTAYGAFTTNHLTTLHNTTTVRETFLDKLVCDPMTPSLARETTTHTNQVVPQTETRTRERILYDQDKTTNAGCVLEEDLGSGEAAVDPLADISHQSSETRTRERLLYDQDKSTNAGCVLEEDLGSGEAAVDPLADISHQSSGYVTYENAEATCVLSRTEAGESIMSGPEEGTPGGTGGVLLHNTSDTNTTKACNIISHPPIDAEDLEEGSSPCDDDLITSGPADEASVTSSWCNDVIPDYLEEALGTSPLQSNDIAPPVEDRIASHPGKKCGTANIVTFPQHQASSLSDRPEPKIVVTCPQAEASTPDLCKPDQASDLDLERPEGPYRLSLQTLLKKSQAVLERPKPGRNQPESEPKSQTGDVDLDPESEPVAGPYRLSLQTLLKKSQEHRRRQRQLKNQAKTSTCPTRTQEASTHQKMEEEISFSDKENEEFLQSGRVMAEGRKTRDRDWRKDHLGMGVQFSRPPPLEIFPKEAWVQREEEKASSRIVERMGLNEKGCHERILKELEAGNGPSHLVGREGNTQSQSPPGVDIDAGSAAEDIQLHLSPDIQLHLSPDIQLPLSPDIQLHLSPDVTAAPSKLMENLPHPISASITQKSFYLVREKSSTLPRPSSLGGSRFQTVPTPQFSMSPIRCKSKGNSGGGGRGTPKRQILVNTPLNVDNEVGSVTGQEKNDARDQRHLHRAPLVAGGGATPMRRSSDQAEQIAQLELNLSSLKILISDLESTFTETPESHQTHNNSQTDNIDQQHKYMDDHTPDSQALQRTGNQTHNNSQTDNSSNLTMDPPHKYMDYHTPESQAESNLTDSEKGRGDGGQRSADKMAVVPCRVQWCDSVPPLVKEVEITVTTGYKRQDGRQQQPLAAGLVTSLTQKRRVPDVFRKVPYDVIKVPSEVIKVRNDVVNIPSSHKTPFSVLSDASDNQHQRMEWKSYLEDPAHFQSINQSYDVDTPSGLWLQGGSGSEGSLKGHDPAGKQLTPENGGGGQGGASRAKRRLVMHTTEGNRGQGRREVMNRPHSSTPKAAVRSHSVENQQVGSCSSQENQQLQLKQTHAAQVRALKEEQRRQQQQLLQSPRCLSVCFGPLVAAAVKGYLTRRLLRTERVGQLLCTIKDTQQFLQSFQPQSPGRDSRQDLVLQERVTLQLRSARYEVQDIFCLSAGDRMQIISWDRQLARDREMKRQTGETGSTRGKSSLSAATQKALERKRGVMMRKAAEGQRGTGAVVVAGQKGPLAGAEGNVMKQTRGSFRPNPQRVPKTTQSRRSR; from the exons ATGGAAGACTATGAACAGTTCATACAACGCCGACTTTACGAACTGAAAAGGAAGGATAGCAACGACAACAACAAGAACCAACGCCGGACACTGGAATCACCATGTACTCGCCACGGATCATCAGCTATCCGTTTCCATGGCATACCCATCCTTCCTCCATTG CTCACAGGAGTTCAAAGAGAAGAgatgcagagacacagagaggcagcCAAGAGGACTACGGATAGGAGGAAGACTCAGCCCTCTGAGACGAGGATGTCCTACGTTCAGAACATTCTACACAGTGTTCAG CTGAGGCAAGCACCAACACTGGAGGAGTTCTTTCAGGGTGAACCAGGACTAACGGCAGCCAAAACCACCAACCTACACCACAGCAATGTCTGCCAGGTTCTAGCGTCGCAGAATGATGATGTCACCGAGACCAAGAACAGCTTGCCGGGGTCGTACTCCCCACCAACCTTAACCGTCATGCATGATGGGAAAGCAGGCATCCTCGTCCGAGGTCCTCCCATGACGTCGACAGCCTACGGCGCCTTCACAACGAATCACCTTACAACTCTCCATAACACCACCACTGTGAGGGAAACCTTCCTAGATAAGCTGGTCTGTGACCCAATGACACCTTCTCTAGCTAGAGAGACAACCACACACACCAACCAGGTTGTTCCACAAACAGAGACCCGGACCAGGGAGAGAATCTTGTATGACCAGGATAAGACCACCAATGCTGGGTGTGTTCTGGAGGAGGACCTGGGTTCAGGAGAAGCAGCGGTGGATCCTCTAGCTGACATCAGCCACCAGTCTTCAGAGACCCGGACCAGGGAGAGACTCTTGTATGACCAGGATAAGTCCACCAATGCTGGGTGTGTTCTGGAGGAGGACCTGGGTTCAGGAGAAGCAGCGGTGGATCCTCTAGCTGACATCAGCCACCAGTCTTCGGGGTACGTGACGTATGAAAACGCGGAGGCCACCTGTGTGTTGAGTCGGACCGAGGCTGGGGAGAGCATTATGTCAGGGCCTGAGGAGGGGACACCAGGTGGAACGGGGGGGGTTCTCCTACACAACACCTCCGATACAAACACAACCAAGGCATGTAATATCATCAGCCATCCTCCCATTGATGCTGAAGATCTGGAGGAGGGGTCGTCCCCGTGTGACGATGACCTCATAACCAGTGGCCCTGCAGATGAGGCGAGCGTGACGTCGTCCTGGTGTAATGACGTCATACCAGACTATTTAGAGGAAGCGTTGGGGACGTCGCCGCTACAGAGCAACGATATCGCACCTCCTGTAGAAGACCGCATAGCAAGTCATCCAGGAAAGAAGTGTGGCACTGCTAATATTGTCACTTTCCCCCAGCATCAAGCCTCATCACTATCAGACCGTCCTGAACCCAAGATTGTAGTGACATGTCCTCAGGCTGAGGCCTCAACACCGGACCTCTGCAAACCAGATCAGGCTTCAGACTTAGACCTGGAACGACCGGAGGGACCATACCGGCTTAGCCTCCAGACTCTTCTAAAGAAATCCCAGGCAGTTTTGGAACGCCCCAAACCAGGCAGGAACCAGCCAGAATCAGAACCAAAGAGCCAGACTGGAGATGTAGACTTGGACCCGGAATCGGAACCAGTGGCAGGGCCGTACCGTCTCAGCCTTCAGACCCTGCTGAAAAAGTCCCAGGAGCACCGGAGACGCCAGCGTCAGCTGAAGAACCAGGCCAAGACCTCTACTTGTCCTACCAG GACCCAGGAGGCCTCGACACACcagaagatggaggaggagatCAGTTTCTCAGACAAGGAGAATGAGGAGTTCCTCCAGTCAGGGAGAGTGATGGCGGAGGGAAGGAAAACCCGGGACAGGGATTGGAGAAAGGATCATCTGGGAATGGGAGTCCAGTTTTCCAGACCGCCACCACTAGAGATATTCCCTAAGGAAGCGTGGGTTCAACGTGAGGAGGAGAAGGCGAGCTCTAGGATTGTGGAAAGAATGGGACTCAACGAAAAAGGATGTCATGAAAGAATATTGAAGGAATTGGAAGCTGGAAATGGCCCTTCACATTTGGTTGGTCGAGAAGGAAACACCCAATCCCAATCTCCTCCAGGAGTGGACATTGATGCTGGCTCGGCAGCCGAAGACATCCAGCTACACCTCTCACCAGACATCCAGCTACACCTCTCACCAGACATACAGCTACCCCTCTCACCAGACATCCAGCTACACCTCTCACCAGACGTCACAGCAGCACCGTCAAAGCTAATGGAGAACCTTCCACATCCTATCTCAGCCTCCATAACCCAGAAATCATTCTACCTAGTCAGGGAGAAGAGCTCTACCCTGCCGAGGCCTTCCTCTCTGGGGGGTAGTAGGTTCCAGACCGTCCCTACCCCCCAGTTTAGTATGAGCCCTATCCGCTGTAAGAGTAAAGGAAACAGTGGGGGAGGAGGGCGTGGCACCCCCAAGAGGCAGATCCTGGTAAACACACCTTTGAATGTAGACAACGAGGTGGGGTCGGTGACTGGGCAGGAAAAGAATGATGCTCGGGACCAAAGGCATCTGCACAGAGCGCCCCTAGTGGCTGGGGGTGGTGCAACACCTATGCGTAGGAGCTCAGACCAGGCAGAACAGATAGCTCAGCTGGAGCTCAACCTGTCCAGCCTCAAAATACTGATCTCAGACCTGGAGTCCACGTTCACAGAGACACCAGAGAGCCACCAGACACACAACAACAGCCAGACGGATAATATAGACCAACAACACAAATACATGGACGACCACACACCTGACAGCCAGGCCTTACAGAGAACAGGGAACCAGACACACAACAACAGCCAGACTGATAATAGTAGTAACCTTACCATGGATCCGCCACATAAATACATGGACTACCATACACCTGAGAGTCAGGCAGAGAGTAACCTTACTGACAGTGAGAAAGGAAGAGGGGatggaggtcagaggtcagctgATAAGATGGCGGTGGTCCCCTGTAGAGTCCAGTGGTGTGACAGCGTACCTCCATTGGTCAAGGAGGTGGAGATCACTGTTACAACGGGTTACAAAAGACAAGATGGTCGCCAGCAGCAGCCTCTTGCAGCGGGCCTCGTCACCTCCCTCACTCAGAAGAGGAGAGTTCCTGACGTGTTCCGGAAGGTTCCATATGATGTCATCAAGGTTCCATCGGAAGTTATCAAGGTTCGGAATGACGTCGTCAATATTCCGTCATCACACAAAACACCTTTCTCCGTCCTCTCAGACGCCAGTGACAACCAGCACCAGCGAATGGAGTGGAAGAGTTATCTGGAGGACCCTGCCCACTTCCAATCCATCAACCAATCGTATGACGTGGACACGCCCTCAGGGCTCTGGCTCCAGGGAGGGTCAGGGTCAGAGGGGTCGTTGAAAGGTCATGACCCCGCGGGGAAGCAGCTGACCCCTGAGAACGGAGGTGGTGGTCAGGGAGGGGCGTCAAGGGCCAAACGTAGACTGGTCATGCACACGAcagaggggaacaggggacaaGGACGAAGAGAGGTGATGAACAGGCCTCACTCCAGTACTCCTAAAG CTGCTGTGCGGTCACACAGTGTGGAGAACCAGCAGGTGGGATCCTGTTCCAGTCAGGAGAACCAGCAGCTCCAGCTGAAGCAGACCCATGCAGCCCAAGTCAGAGCCCTgaaggaggagcagaggagacagcagCAACAACTACTGCAG tctcccaggtgtctgtctgtgtgttttggcCCCCTGGTGGCAGCAGCAGTGAAGGGATACCTAACCAGGAGGCTCCTACgcacagagagagtgggacagcTGCTATGTACCATCAAG GACACGCAGCAGTTCCTGCAGTCCTTCCAGCCCCAGAGCCCTGGGAGAGACAGCAGGCAAGACCTGGTGCTGCAGGAGAGAGTCACActgcag CTCCGATCGGCACGTTATGAGGTCCAGGACATCTTCTGTCTGTCAGCAGGAGACAGGATGCAGATCATCAGCTGGGACAGACAGCTGGCCAGGGACAGGGAGATGAAACGCCAG ACTGGGGAAACGGGGTCGACCAGGGGGAAGAGTTCTCTGTCAGCTGCTACACAGAAGGccttggagaggaagagaggagtcaTGAT GAGGAAAGCGGCAGAGGGGCAGAGGGGGACTGGAGCTGTGGTTGTTGCTGGCCAGAAGGGCCCCCTGGCTGGGGCAGAGGGGAACGTCATGAAGCAGACACGTGGGTCTTTTCGACCCAACCCTCAAAGGGTCCCCAAGACCACCCAGTCCCGCAGATCTCGGTGA